One stretch of Caldinitratiruptor microaerophilus DNA includes these proteins:
- a CDS encoding redox-sensing transcriptional repressor Rex: protein MRRPKIPEAAIKRLPVYLRVLEEMQEQEVPIVSSAELAERTGFSPEQIRKDLAYFGAFGTRGVGYDTALLRRRISRILGLHQGVKAALVGAGHLGYALARYSLSKHKDVQIAAIFDVDPLKVGTRIGDVVVRSVSELEQVVRQEGVKIGIVAVPASEAQRTVDALVSAGVEAILNFAPAKLKVPEGVFLQNIDLTIELQSLAYYTSASQVEEDEVRVEQP, encoded by the coding sequence GTGCGCAGGCCCAAGATTCCGGAGGCGGCCATCAAGCGGTTGCCGGTCTACCTGCGGGTGCTCGAGGAGATGCAGGAGCAGGAGGTGCCGATTGTCTCCTCCGCCGAACTCGCCGAGCGCACGGGGTTCTCGCCGGAGCAGATCCGGAAGGACCTGGCCTACTTCGGGGCGTTCGGGACGCGGGGCGTCGGGTACGACACCGCCCTCCTCCGGCGGCGGATCAGCCGGATCCTCGGGCTGCACCAGGGCGTGAAGGCCGCCCTGGTAGGCGCCGGGCACCTGGGCTACGCGCTGGCGCGCTACAGCCTGTCCAAGCACAAGGACGTGCAGATCGCCGCGATCTTCGACGTGGACCCCCTGAAGGTGGGCACCCGCATCGGCGACGTGGTGGTGCGCAGCGTGTCCGAACTCGAGCAGGTCGTCCGGCAGGAGGGCGTGAAGATCGGGATCGTCGCCGTGCCGGCGTCGGAGGCACAGCGGACGGTCGACGCGCTGGTGAGCGCCGGCGTGGAGGCGATCCTCAACTTCGCACCCGCCAAGCTGAAGGTCCCCGAGGGGGTCTTCCTCCAGAACATCGACCTGACCATCGAGCTGCAGAGCCTGGCCTACTACACGTCCGCCAGCCAGGTGGAGGAGGATGAGGTCCGGGTCGAACAGCCGTAG